The Neomonachus schauinslandi chromosome 11, ASM220157v2, whole genome shotgun sequence genome contains a region encoding:
- the RAG1 gene encoding V(D)J recombination-activating protein 1: protein MAVSLPPTLGLTSAPDEIQHPHIKFSEWKFKLFRVRSFEKAPEEAQVEKKVSSEGKPSLEQSPAVLDKADGQKPALSQPALNAHPKFLKKSHDDGKARDKAIHQANLQHLCRICGNSFKTDGHNRRYPVHGPVDGKTQVLLRKKEKRATSWPDLIAKVFRIDVKADVDSIHPTEFCHNCWRILYRKFSSAPCEVYFPRNATMEWHPHTPSCDICHTARQGLKRKSHQPNGQLSKKLKTMVDRARRARRHKRRAQTKISSKEVMQKVSNCSNIHLSTKLLAVDFPAHFVKSISCQICKHILADPVETTCKHVFCRICILRCLKVMGSNCPCCQYPCFPADLESPVKSFLSILNSLMVKCPAKECNEEVSLEKYNHHVSSHKESKETFVHINKGGRPRQHLLSLTRRAQKHRLRELKLQVKAFADREEGGDVKSVCLTLFLLALRARNEHRQADELEAIMQGRGSGLQPAVCLAIRVNTFLSCSQYHKMYRTVKAITGRQIFQPLHALRNAEKVLLPGYHPFEWQPPLKNVSSSTDVGIIDGLSGLSSLVDDYPVDTIAKRFRYDSALVSALMDMEEDILEGMRAQDLDDYLNGPFTVVVKESCDGMGDVSEKHGSGPAVPEKAVRFSFTVMKITVAHGSENVKVFEEVKPNSELCCKPLCLMLADESDHETLTAILSPLIAEREAMKSSQLMLEMGGILRTFKFIFRGTGYDEKLVREVEGLEASGSVYICTLCDATRLEASQNLVFHSITRSHSENLERYEVWRSNPYHESVEELRDRVKGVSSKPFIETVPCIDALHCDIGNAAEFYKIFQLEIGEVYKNPSASKEERKRWQATLDKHLRKKMNLKPIMRMNGNFARKLMTKETVEAVCELIPSEERHEALRELMDLYLRMKPVWRSSCPAKECPESLCQYSFNSQRFAELLSTKFKYRYEGKITNYFHKTLAHVPEIIERDGSIGAWASEGNESGNKLFRRFRKMNARQSKCYEMEDVLKHHWLYTSKYLQKFMNAHNAYKDSGFTLSSQSGVGDPLGLEDSLETQDSMEF, encoded by the coding sequence ATGGCTGTCTCTTTGCCACCCACCCTGGGCCTCACTTCTGCCCCAGATGAAATTCAGCACCCACATATTAAATTTTCAGAATGGAAATTTAAACTGTTCAGGGTACGATCTTTTGAAAAGGCACCCGAAGAAGCTCAAGTAGAAAAGAAAGTTTCCTCTGAGGGGAAACCCTCTCTGGAGCAATCTCCAGCCGTCCTGGACAAGGCTGATGGTCAGAAGCCAGCTCTGAGTCAACCAGCATTAAATGCTCACCCTAAGTTTCTGAAGAAATCCCATGATGACGGGAAAGCAAGAGACAAAGCAATCCACCAAGCCAACCTTCAACATCTCTGCCGTATCTGTGGGAATTCTTTTAAAACTGACGGGCACAATAGAAGATATCCAGTCCACGGGCCTGTGGATGGTAAAACCCAAGTCCTTTTacgaaagaaggaaaagagagccaCCTCCTGGCCAGACCTCATTGCCAAGGTCTTCCGGATCGATGTGAAAGCAGATGTTGACTCGATCCACCCCACTGAGTTCTGCCATAACTGCTGGCGCATCCTGTACAGGAAGTTTAGCAGTGCCCCATGTGAGGTTTACTTCCCAAGGAATGCAACCATGGAGTGGCACCCCCACACACCATCCTGTGACATCTGCCACACTGCCCGCCAGGGACTCAAGAGGAAGAGTCATCAGCCAAACGGGCAGCTCAGCAAAAAACTCAAAACCATGGTTGACCGAGCGAGAAGAGCCCGTCGGCACAAGAGAAGAGCTCAGACAAAGATTAGCAGCAAGGAAGTGATGCAGAAGGTTTCCAACTGCAGTAATATACATCTCAGTACCAAGCTTCTTGCAGTGGACTTCCCGGCACACTTTGTGAAATCCATCTCCTGCCAGATTTGCAAACACATTCTGGCTGACCCTGTGGAGACCACCTGTAAGCATGTATTTTGCAGGATCTGCATTCTCAGATGCCTCAAAGTCATGGGCAGCAACTGTCCCTGTTGCCAATATCCCTGCTTCCCTGCCGACCTGGAGAGTCCAGTGAAGTCCTTTCTGAGCATCTTGAATTCCCTGATGGTGAAATGTCCAGCCAAAGAATGCAACGAGGAGGTCAGCCTGGAAAAATATAATCACCACGTCTCAAGCCACAAGGAGTCCAAAGAGACTTTTGTGCATATTAACAAAGGGGGTCGGCCCCGCCAGCATCTCCTGTCCTTGACCCGAAGGGCTCAGAAGCACCGCCTGAGGGAGCTCAAGCTGCAAGTCAAGGCTTTCGCCGACAGAGAAGAAGGTGGAGATGTGAAATCCGTGTGTCTGACCTTGTTCCTGCTGGCGCTGAGGGCAAGGAATGAGCACAGACAAGCGGACGAGCTGGAGGCCATCATGCAGGGACGGGGCTCTGGCCTGCAGCCGGCTGTGTGCTTGGCCATCCGTGTCAACACCTTCCTCAGCTGCAGTCAGTACCACAAGATGTACAGGACTGTGAAAGCCATCACCGGGAGGCAGATTTTTCAGCCTTTGCATGCCCTTCGGAATGCTGAGAAGGTCCTCCTGCCAGGCTACCATCCCTTTGAGTGGCAGCCCCCTCTGAAGAACGTGTCCTCCAGCACCGACGTGGGCATTATTGACGGCCTGTCCGGCCTGTCCTCCTTGGTGGATGACTACCCTGTGGACACCATTGCGAAGCGCTTCCGCTATGATTCGGCTTTGGTATCTGCCCTGATGGACATGGAAGAAGACATCCTGGAAGGCATGAGAGCCCAAGACCTTGATGACTACCTGAATGGCCCCTTCACTGTCGTGGTGAAGGAGTCTTGTGATGGAATGGGAGATGTGAGCGAGAAGCACGGGAGTGGGCCAGCAGTTCCAGAAAAGGCAGTTCGGTTTTCGTTCACGGTCATGAAAATTACTGTAGCCCATGGCTCAGAAAACGTGAAGGTGTTTGAAGAAGTCAAACCCAACTCCGAACTGTGCTGTAAGCCCCTGTGTCTCATGCTGGCAGATGAGTCTGACCACGAGACCCTGACGGCCATCCTGAGCCCTCTCATTGCCGAGAGGGAGGCCATGAAGAGCAGCCAATTAATGCTTGAGATGGGAGGCATCCTTCGGACTTTCAAGTTCATCTTCAGGGGCACCGGATATGATGAGAAACTCGTCCGGGAAGTCGAAGGCCTTGAGGCTTCTGGCTCAGTCTACATTTGTACTCTTTGTGACGCCACCCGCCTGGAAGCCTCTCAAAATCTTGTCTTCCACTCCATCACCAGAAGCCACTCTGAGAACCTGGAGCGCTATGAGGTCTGGCGTTCCAACCCGTACCACGAGTCGGTGGAAGAACTGCGGGATCGGGTGAAAGGGGTCTCATCGAAACCTTTCATCGAGACCGTCCCTTGCATAGATGCACTCCACTGTGACATTGGCAATGCGGCTGAGTTCTACAAGATTTTCCAGCTAGAGATAGGGGAGGTGTATAAGAATCCCAGTGCTtccaaagaggaaaggaaaagatggcAGGCTACATTGGACAAGCATCTCCGGAAGAAGATGAACCTGAAACCCATCATGAGGATGAATGGCAACTTTGCTAGGAAGCTCATGACCAAAGAGACAGTTGAAGCAGTTTGTGAATTAATTCCCTCTGAGGAGAGGCATGAAGCTCTGAGGGAGCTGATGGACCTTTACCTGAGGATGAAGCCTGTATGGCGATCATCGTGTCCTGCAAAAGAGTGCCCAGAATCCCTCTGTCAGTATAGCTTCAACTCACAGCGTTTTGCTGAGCTCCTCTCTACCAAGTTCAAGTATAGATATGAGGGCAAAATCACCAATTATTTTCACAAAACCCTGGCACACGTCCCTGAAATTATTGAGAGAGATGGCTCCATTGGGGCATGGGCGAGCGAGGGAAATGAGTCTGGCAACAAACTGTTCAGGCGCTTCCGAAAAATGAACGCCAGACAGTCCAAATGCTATGAGATGGAAGATGTCTTGAAACACCATTGGTTGTATACCTCCAAATACCTGCAGAAGTTTATGAATGCTCATAATGCGTATAAAGACTCTGGGTTTACCTTAAGCTCGCAGTCAGGCGTAGGGGACCCATTAGGCCTGGAGGACTCTCTGGAAACTCAAGATTCGATGGAATTTTAA